In the genome of Paenibacillus sp. GP183, the window CGAGCCAAAACGGATTTTCTGAATCCTTGCGCAAGTAATCCTGATAAACACCTGTAAATTTAGTGATATCCCCATGCTTTAAAAGCTCTTGTGACATGATCGCGATATCATGCGCAGAAGTATAATGATTGGCAGCCGGCAATCCGTTGCAGTTCACAAAATTTGTATTTTTCATTCCGAGCTGCTGGGCGCGCTCATTCATCATTTGCACAAAATTTTCTTCGGAGCCAGCAAGCTTTTCGGCCATGGCAACAGAGGCATCATTGCCTGAAGCCATGGCAATCCCCTTGAGCATTTCCTGGACCGTCATTTCTTCCCCAGCCTGGAGAAAGATCTGTGAGCCTCCCATGGAAGCCGCGTATTCACTGGTGGACACTTTCTCGTCCATTCTTATTTTCCCCTGCTCCAACGCTTCCATAATGAGCAGCATCGTCATGATTTTGGTAATGCTTGCCGGAGGATGCTTTTCATCCATATTCTTATTTAGAATAATAGTACCTGTATCTGCATCCATGAGCACCGCCGAGCCCGCATTTGGCGTCATGTCAATGGGTTTGGCGCTGCTTTCCGCAGCGTGAGCTCCAGGCAATACGAGCAGCGAAACAAGCAGAAGCCCCAGCATACTCGCCAATCCTTTTTTTAGCATAGCCTTCAACCTCCCGAGAAAATGGTAGCTTTGATAGATGTATAGAAATCCTGCTACTCAGTGTTGACGATTTGATTGTAAAA includes:
- a CDS encoding D-alanyl-D-alanine carboxypeptidase family protein, with product MLKKGLASMLGLLLVSLLVLPGAHAAESSAKPIDMTPNAGSAVLMDADTGTIILNKNMDEKHPPASITKIMTMLLIMEALEQGKIRMDEKVSTSEYAASMGGSQIFLQAGEEMTVQEMLKGIAMASGNDASVAMAEKLAGSEENFVQMMNERAQQLGMKNTNFVNCNGLPAANHYTSAHDIAIMSQELLKHGDITKFTGVYQDYLRKDSENPFWLVNTNKLVRFYSGADGLKTGYTAEAKFCLSATAKRGNFRVIAVVMGEPNTKTRNAEVTKLFDYAFSQYTNYPLYKAGDSLGSFKVGKGEVTTVPFTAKQNYSVLMKKGEASQGIRHEVQWDPQLRAPIQAGQAVGKLVVYKGDVAISEFPLASPMDVVKANWWILFKRTASNVFLFG